In the genome of Juglans microcarpa x Juglans regia isolate MS1-56 chromosome 6S, Jm3101_v1.0, whole genome shotgun sequence, the window ttaaaaactacataatttttaaattatagtcatatttacaaaatttaaatttacaatttgggtctaaaaatatatttttaaccacTTTTGAACCgaggaataatttttaaacctagtagaatgtaatctattttttaagtaaacatGAAGCGGGGCGGATTGTGAATTCACCCTTTACCCCGCCCCCGATATGCGGAGGCGGAGGGTGGGGTGGGGGCTATCCCGCACCGTATGgtgcgggtatcacccctagcATAGGGTCAAGAATGGTATTGGGTGGATTATTAAGCTCGGAAAGCATGCTCTGGACCCATCCATAAAGATCGGAGGGATTGTAATGGACTGTGTCGCAAAATAGATTTGGGGCCGCATCCATGACCATCTCAAGCTGCTTCAGCTTATTGGCGACAGCTACGTCTTCCATCTCAGAGGACTTGACCTCATACCCCAAAATCGCCAGTAGTTTATTCTTCCTCTACATTCGCGTATCTATCTTCAATGGTGGATCTAGGTTTTTTCGAATCTTTCTTTGTTTGTAAAAGAAGAAGTAGCGGAAGACCTTGGTGTTGAGTAACATTTAGCGGGTTGTTGAGATTGGACGGTCGAACTCGAGCATCATTAAAAACAGGGTTTATCAGTGTGGGTCGGGTTGGGTTGAACGGTTTCTTGCACAAACctactttattatatgtttttatgcTTGAGAACTAGAGGCTAAGAGAAAGCGAACAGCAATTAGTCTAAAAAGGGGCAAACAAATCCACTACGAACCGTgcaagaagaaaacaaagggttctttttttttttttttttttaaataaccaagaagaaaacaaaagagtCAAAATATCATTGTCTACTCGAGTATGACATACAATATCGAAAGGGAGCCTAATTGGAAGCTACATGCTAACACGATGTTGCATTGCACCGGTCTGCCTTCCACCTCCATCAATTCAGTGATTCAAATGGCCTGCATTTGTTAATGAACACAAAGACGGTtcttgtattaatattaaaccAAGGGTTTacaatgaattataaaaaaccATAACAGCAATAGTGATGAAACCACAGAATGCTTTAGAAAGCAGACACAGTTTCCAAAATAGTCATTTACCACATCATCTTCATGCAACTAATTAAGTACCCAAAAATGAAACCAACGAAAACGTTCAGAATAAAGATTGGCCTTGATATCAAGATTCCAAATCCAATACAATGGTGTGATACACTGAAATGGACCAGCAAAAACCAACTTTCATTTGGTAAGTGTTTTCAAGATGTGTAACGGTGCTTTGGGGATTTATAGCTATTGTAGCatcttaaaaagtgtttgtatgaagttttttaataggtaaaaattggaaaaaaaaattaaaaaaggggATTTACAATTAACCTGATGAGCttttatatatcattatttctgATCAATAGCTTACATAATGCTTCATCACAAAAAATTGAACTTTCAACTTGCACCAAGAAATAAACTGATTTCTACAAGTACTAACACCTACAATAGTGAGGCTGAGACTAAAAATTGGGTGAGAACCGTTAACCAAAAGACTATACCAACGAGATGAGAAGACCATATTAGaaatcatttcaaataaatgcagtacaataaaaaataccaaAGAGCTCATCAACATCTACTTACTAATGCAAAAGGCCCAAACAGAGTTTGACAAAAACAATGATTTGAGACAAGCTTTTTGAGAACTTTTTGGATGGATTTTATACTGCTAATTGTGTGGGTTACTACGgttttctttatatatgaatGAGGCCTAAAACATCATATTCAGGGCGGATGAATGTTTAATATGGGGAGGCCAAACcataaaagttttgaaaaaaaattgaggggCAAAGttaatttatatagaatttccCTTATTAAAAAACctcaacaaatttaattttaatatatttctgaacttttgaggagggggggggggggggggggggggattctGCCCCAGATTTCAGATACTGCCTTAATCCAAAAGATTAAGCCCCTAAATTTAAATCAAAtgctacttatcaaaaataaataaatcaaatgcTTTCCAATAACTTTGGCTAAAAAGCCATATCAACCACTAGCTCTTGTCATATCTACCTAATGCATGAGGCTTAACTAGAGACGCTCACATGTGTATTCCGACGACAAGTCTAACTCCCGATCTCCATCATGGGattaagcaattttttttaatcacagaTTTTCTTGCATTTACTGAATCACCCAAATATGTAATTGGTTTGATCGAAGAAGTACATGCAGCCAGTTAGCCACCATCTATCATATGAAGTAGTTGCAATTAAGGAGGAAACAAGATGAACAGTTAACGAAGCGGATTGAACGAGGATATCCATTTAAAGGTTCGAAGATggttttaatatgatttttaaatgtaaaacaaaaggaaaaaagaaaaatagagcgagtgaaaatttgaaaaacaaccATCTAAAACCCTGAACACATCATTGGGAAAAAAGCAGAGAGAAATTAGAATGCATATATCGAAATCAAATTATTACCTAACCAGAACCAACGATAATATTGTTGATAGGAATGAAGATCAGCTTCACGAAGAAACCGACAAATCCCATCACAACGAAACCGATCGCCGTGCGGAACGCCACCTTCGTGAATTCTACAACGCCAAACAAGTAAGACCGTAAATTCAGAACCCGATCCACCACACAGATCTAAACGAaatcacaaaattttaaattcgtgtatgagcatatatatatatatatatatagatgtgaTACCTTTGCGATCAGGCTTGTGACAGCGCTTGACGAGGCGGACGCTGTCCTTGGCGAACTCTCTGAGGGGATCGACGACTGAGTCTACGGCATCCATCGCTCGGATACTATGGAAGAGATGCAAAGCCTAGATCTGAAATATAAAGGAACACTACGAACTTTGGGCCTGTATACAGCATATATACCAGTAAAAAACGGAAACAAAGTTTTGTCTCAGGACGAGAGTGCCCTTAAACAACTAGTGCTTGGACGATCGTGTCCTCTTCAGTTAACGACACCCGCAGAACGGTAGGACTAGGATATGCGACCGAAATTTTGAAGTAGTGTATACggatataattaatttagaatttaatttttacaaaaattgtaaaggcactattattatatatatgatttttaaatataaaatatttttgtatttttattttgactaaatttgatttaaaaataataataatattttagcgAAGAATCGTGTGAAAGTTGTGAAATTcgattaaaaaatagaaaattctatacattacattattatctcatttttatctcattatgtaaaataaaacacatgTATCACCATTGAATAATCttttattagattattttttatcatccaataatgataaatatattatatcttacatagtaatataaaaatgaaatgagagtatggtgtatatcattattcttaagAAAACAATGAAGATGATAAATCACAAGGATAATGCTAGGGGACTGAGAATGATGTCCATGTATTGTACTGATAgtgcaaatgtattttttttttcaaacattttttaatatctttaaacattttaaaattttaaaaaacattaatttactaatagttcatttcttaacaattaagtaaaaaaaaaagttaaaaaaaaaggcaatatcAGTCCAAATTAGGACACTCTTCTCGATCTTAAATGAATTGATTcagaaatgaattgagatgagttaagatagttttaaataagttaaataaaatatttttaaaatattaattttaatattattattattttgagatttgaaaacgttgaattgtttattatattttatgtgaatatctaaaaaaaatgtaataatgagatgagttaaagtgAGTTCTGAATTCAAATAAGGTCTAGTAAAATTTTCCAAACCACAATATATAgtcaaataatcattttatagaTAAGAGAAAGAGTTCCGCTACAGCTACCGAAAAGGGTCCTGAAtagtgtatatttttttttctttttttttcatatattttcttaatcatcataaaatttttttaaaaaaataaaaatttacaatatcattaaaaaatattttcttaatctctaaataaaaaataaataaaaaataccattCGGGACACAAATTTGAGTCCCGAAGTATTTCTCTTAGAAAAAACCATATAATTTAGATTTTCCTCGAATAATTACTGAATAACTGTCAACAAGGACTGAGGGAGATATGGTTTGGAAACCAACGGGCTGATTTCGTCAACAAGAGTTCTTTCAaaccatttttttgttttgagtaaaATTTGGATTACCTTATACAGCTTAAGGGGCGTTTGGATCAAGAAATCACCACATCtattctcattattataatttttttaaacttttacataaaatataataaataatttaacttttcaaatctcatttcaactttgtcaaatcttaaaataacaataatattaaaaaaataatattctaataatattttattcaactttcatttaaaatcatctcatctcaccatccaaatTGTTCAAGTTTTAGAATAAAACAAATTGTATAAACATGGGTGTTTATTGCAACTAATTTTTCCTTCATCACGATTCTACTGATTTATTCGATTTCATTAAAAGTTGTAACACTCAAATAAATGTGACTaaagatgagtttatatttatctGTATTTGGATGAAAGGATTCAACTTTGGTTTGATCCCCAAAAAAGACTTCCATTGTCACAACATTCTTTAGAATCATGCAAGGGACAGCCACACCCTTTCTTCTATTTAGCTAATGTATACataatgagaaattctattcCTAGCCTGGCTTTTTGATCACACACCACATGACTCCTGATGTGGCAAATCCGGTCTAAGAGAAGTTTAGTCTATTTGTGAATCTCGTTCCAGTAAATCACTCATATTCTTAGCATCACTCTCCCCCTCTCCCACCTCACATAGCCTCTGGGCTCTGAGCAATAAGAAATCCCTCTTCCCCCTCCCGTTGAACCTCTCTCCTGCGTGAATATAATCGAAAGCTCACATCGGTTGCCTTTTCGCCGTGCGAATAATACCCCCTCCTATCGGTCCTAGTAAATCGCTCGTAGCCTTAACATCTACAGACCCTCTAAATATTACATTGGTTGTTTTACATTGCAAGTGTGgatggaaaaagaagaaagagatggATTTTGGGTGTCTCGCTTCTGTGTTGGGTGGGTGCAGTGAGCTTTTGAGCAAATGCGAAATCAAGCCCCCACAGGTGGACAAAATTTGCACGTATTATGTTCAAGCAAATTTGTTGTATCAGATATTGTATCCAGCGAATGTCCAGTAGCTAGCCAGGAAAACAACCTCTCACATGAGGACAAAATCCAGGGAGCAACTTGAATATGGAGCGAAGACAATGAAGAACTGTAAAACCATGGATTAGCTTGAATATGGAGAGAAGACAACAAATACATGAAAACATTGAAAACTGTAAAAGCCCTTGCAGCTTGAACATGGAgtgaaagaaatttgaaatcaacCTGGTCGTGATTTGGGATAGGTAGGGGGTAAGGTAAAACGCACACgtttgaaaaaaatgtcacaTCACCATCAGGTGTGCGGTGTATGAGACTTGCGGGTAGATGAACAGCATGACTACACACAAGTATATTATAGATgggaaaatatttattgcagCCTACCGTGTGCTGCAGCTGCAGTCCACCCTGTGCTgcgtttaaaaaaaacaaaaaaaaaattgcatatgGAGTGTGCGGCTGCACTCATTATGGATATGTTACtcaaataagaatatttaaacaagGGACAACCAACATGCCAGAGCGCACACAGCTTGTCGTTTGCTAGTCTCCAAGGATACTTGGAGGACAGtgtttcaaaattacaattataggACATGCAAACTCCATGATCtggaaattacataaaaaaattattttttgaatagtaTACCCtattttagataataaaaaaaaaaaattagcgtTGCTTGCCTATAGGCTACCTTAAGACTGTATACAGCATTTCCCTTTAAAATTATGGTCGAAGTTGAGTAAATCTAAAGCCACAATTGTAGCAAAAATCTACTCAATGAAAGAAGAAcgaatatatagatatatatatatatatatatatatatcatcacgAGACAGCCATAATCATTCAAATAAGCAACATGAGGATCCTTAAACTGAAGACTGCACAGTAGTAGTATTAAAATAGTTGTCACAGCAGCAAATTTGTTCAACTGCATCGGATCAAGTTAAAATTATAGCAAGTTTCTAAGGCGTCCATAAAGAATAACAGCTGACAACAAGTGCATCTTATAATTTAGAAGCAATCAAAAATTCCAAGTAGCATCAGCTACACCCTGACACCTTTCCACAGCGCCACAACCCACATATTCGGAAGAAGTTACTTTTTAACTACATGGAACAACTGCGCCACGGCACATCTTCAAACAAGCTACTTTAACTGCATAGATTAATAGAAAGGAAAGTTGGTATCAGAACTTCTTCGTTATAATTTTGAACAAACAAGCTATAATTAggcaaaatatatattcttttcagGTAGGAATCAATTCAAGGATTACAAATTAAAGATAATTATCAGGTAATGTGAACTTCTCATTCGAAAGTTATCCCCTTCACAAAGTAGTATGCAATGTGAATTACTCatacaacaaataaattttaataacgAAATCTAGTTGAGCACAAAACATTCTCTCTAGatttaggagaaaaaaaattcaaaacaacagAGGGGGAGGGGGTTTATGTCAGAAATGGCATGAAGttccagaaaaaaaatattcataataactaCACTGTTTTAGAGGTGAACTCTTTTAGTGATTAAAACTTGAATACATTAAATTGAagataacaacaacaacaataaggGACAACATTAAATACACATAAAAACTGCTAACAGCAGCAATGAAACGCGAGAACATCTGAGACTTTTTCTAAATAGATGTGGAAAGCACAACAACTTATCTATCATACCAAGAATTTgattttcactctcttttagCATGGGGAAATTCTTTCTTACTACACCAAAAACAATAAGTTGATTACTTTCCAAGCTTAAACTATCCCAGAATTTTCCAACATGATTTTCCAACAAAAGgcaatttacttattaaaagaaaaatctaaaagggATTTAGAACTacatttgaatttttcttttttgcaagtaacaaaaatttcattaaaaaggcTCAAAATGCATACTCCGAGTACATAGGTTGTATACAAGAGAgctacgttttttttttctaagtacaTACAAGAGAGATATCTATCTTATAAAGAGGAAAAGATACATGAAAATCATGTAAGTTCATCCCATTAAAGTCTGcatttgattataaatatgaTCAGTTATGAC includes:
- the LOC121237910 gene encoding protein transport protein Sec61 subunit gamma; its protein translation is MDAVDSVVDPLREFAKDSVRLVKRCHKPDRKEFTKVAFRTAIGFVVMGFVGFFVKLIFIPINNIIVGSG